A window of Pristis pectinata isolate sPriPec2 chromosome 33, sPriPec2.1.pri, whole genome shotgun sequence contains these coding sequences:
- the LOC127585428 gene encoding profilin-3-like gives MADWKNYINSILKDKNVEDVAIVGHANNKAVWASKPGGILAAISPQEVSMLIGQDRKAFLQTGITIGGKKCSVIRDNLLVNNDGVMDVRMKGGQGKSICIGKTIKTMVFVMGKRGVHGGVLNKKVHEMDTYLKQKGI, from the coding sequence ATGGCAGACTGGAAGAACTACATCAACAGTATACTGAAGGACAAAAATGTGGAAGACGTGGCCATTGTGGGCCACGCCAATAACAAGGCTGTCTGGGCATCCAAGCCTGGTGGTATATTGGCTGCCATTTCCCCACAAGAGGTCAGCATGTTAATTGGGCAGGACCGTAAGGCTTTCTTGCAAACGGGCATCACCATCGGAGGGAAGAAATGCTCCGTCATCAGGGACAACCTCCTGGTCAACAATGATGGGGTGATGGATGTTAGGATGAAAGGCGGACAAGGCAAGAGCATCTGCATTGGCAAAACCATCAAGACCATGGTGTTTGTAATGGGCAAAAGGGGGGTCCACGGTGGAGTCCTCAACAAGAAGGTGCATGAGATGGATACCTATCTGAAGCAGAAGGGCATCTGA